A region of Streptomyces sp. TG1A-60 DNA encodes the following proteins:
- a CDS encoding 3-hydroxyacyl-CoA dehydrogenase, with product MTALDLSSPVAVVGTGTMGQGIAQVALVAGHPVRLFDVAPGRAREAAEAIGARLDRLVAKDRLAGADRDAARARLHAAESLSDLADCALVVEAVLERLDVKQELFRALEDVVGEHCLLATNTSSLSVTAIGGALRHPGRFVGLHFFNPAPLLPLVEVVSGFATDVTSATRAYETARAWGKTPVACADTPGFIVNRIARPFYAEAFAVHEAQAADPATLDAILRECGGFRMGAFELTDLIGQDVNESVTHSVWQAFFQDVRFTPSLAQRRLVESGRLGRKAGRGWYGYGDDAERPEPHTAERAQAPAYVVTEGDLGPASELLTLIREAGIPVREDDEDHGTRLVLPSGGQLALADGQTSVEFRDVVYFDLAFDYRQATRVALSASQDTSPQTLAEATGLFQALGKDVSVIGDAPGMIVARTVARIVDLAHDAVAKGVATEEDIDTAMRLGVNYPLGPFEWSRRLGRNWAYALLDDLHLRDPSGRYAPSLALYRHAYASDKREGTSS from the coding sequence ATGACAGCACTCGACCTCAGCAGCCCCGTGGCCGTCGTCGGCACCGGCACCATGGGCCAGGGCATCGCCCAGGTCGCGCTGGTCGCGGGCCACCCCGTACGGTTGTTCGACGTCGCCCCGGGCCGCGCCCGGGAAGCGGCGGAGGCGATCGGGGCCCGGCTCGACCGGCTCGTTGCGAAGGACCGTCTGGCCGGCGCCGACCGGGACGCCGCGCGCGCCCGGCTGCACGCCGCGGAGAGCCTGTCCGACCTCGCGGACTGCGCCCTCGTCGTCGAGGCGGTCCTGGAGCGGCTGGACGTCAAACAGGAGCTGTTCCGCGCGCTGGAGGACGTCGTCGGCGAGCACTGCCTGCTCGCGACCAACACCTCCTCCCTGTCGGTCACGGCCATCGGGGGCGCCCTGCGCCACCCGGGCCGCTTCGTGGGCCTGCACTTCTTCAACCCCGCGCCGCTGCTGCCCCTCGTCGAGGTCGTCTCCGGGTTCGCCACCGACGTCACGTCGGCCACACGCGCGTACGAGACGGCCCGCGCCTGGGGCAAGACACCGGTCGCGTGCGCCGACACCCCCGGCTTCATCGTCAACCGCATCGCACGGCCGTTCTACGCCGAGGCCTTCGCGGTGCACGAGGCGCAGGCCGCCGACCCGGCCACCCTCGACGCGATCCTGCGGGAGTGCGGTGGCTTCAGGATGGGCGCGTTCGAGCTGACCGACCTCATCGGGCAGGACGTCAACGAGTCCGTCACCCACTCCGTGTGGCAGGCCTTCTTCCAGGACGTGCGGTTCACGCCCTCGCTGGCCCAGCGGCGGCTCGTCGAGTCCGGCCGGCTCGGTCGCAAGGCGGGGCGGGGCTGGTACGGCTACGGCGACGACGCCGAGCGTCCCGAACCGCACACCGCCGAACGGGCCCAGGCGCCCGCGTACGTCGTCACCGAGGGCGACCTGGGCCCCGCCTCCGAACTGCTCACCCTGATCCGCGAGGCGGGCATCCCGGTCCGCGAGGACGACGAGGACCACGGCACCCGGCTCGTCCTGCCGAGCGGCGGGCAGCTGGCCCTCGCCGACGGGCAGACCTCCGTGGAGTTCCGGGACGTCGTCTACTTCGACCTGGCGTTCGACTACCGCCAGGCCACCCGCGTGGCCCTGTCCGCCTCCCAGGACACCTCCCCGCAGACCCTCGCCGAGGCCACCGGGCTGTTCCAGGCGCTCGGCAAGGACGTCAGCGTCATCGGGGACGCCCCCGGAATGATCGTCGCCCGTACGGTGGCCCGGATCGTCGACCTCGCGCACGACGCCGTCGCCAAGGGCGTGGCCACCGAGGAGGACATCGACACGGCGATGCGCCTGGGGGTCAACTACCCGCTCGGGCCCTTCGAATGGAGCCGCAGGCTCGGCCGCAACTGGGCGTACGCCCTCCTGGACGACCTGCACCTACGCGACCCCTCCGGGCGCTACGCGCCGTCCCTCGCGCTGTACCGCCACGCCTACGCCTCCGACAAGCGGGAGGGCACCTCCTCATGA
- a CDS encoding TrmH family RNA methyltransferase has product MDDPLRTWRRLADASVLLDGFHALKHAVRFGAEVPVAVTADRPAALVLADDLAPDVRDRLGRLLQEVPEETYRALVPRPHPTAVAALAVRPSRTANLAALARTPRTAPVVVLDNPRNLGNAGAVIRLAAGFGATGVVTTGTLDPWHPTVVRGGAGLHFATAVERLEVAELPPGPLFALDPEGDDIRGLRLPDDAVLAFGSERSGLSAELRSRADHLLSLPMRPQVSSYNLATSVAMTLYHWSVGSF; this is encoded by the coding sequence GTGGACGATCCCCTCCGGACCTGGCGTCGCCTCGCCGACGCCTCCGTCCTGCTCGACGGTTTCCACGCCCTCAAGCACGCCGTGCGCTTCGGCGCCGAGGTCCCGGTGGCCGTCACCGCGGATCGCCCGGCGGCGCTCGTCCTCGCCGACGACCTGGCCCCGGACGTACGCGACCGGCTCGGGCGTCTCCTCCAGGAGGTCCCGGAGGAGACGTACCGCGCCCTCGTGCCGCGCCCGCACCCCACCGCCGTGGCCGCCCTGGCCGTACGCCCCTCGCGCACGGCCAATCTGGCGGCCCTCGCCCGCACCCCGCGCACCGCGCCCGTCGTGGTCCTCGACAACCCGCGCAATCTGGGCAACGCGGGGGCCGTGATCCGGCTGGCCGCCGGTTTCGGCGCTACCGGGGTGGTCACCACCGGCACCCTGGACCCCTGGCACCCCACCGTCGTACGCGGCGGGGCGGGCCTGCACTTCGCGACCGCCGTGGAGCGCCTGGAGGTGGCGGAGCTGCCGCCGGGCCCGCTCTTCGCGCTCGACCCCGAGGGCGACGACATCCGGGGACTGAGGCTGCCGGACGACGCCGTCCTAGCCTTCGGCTCGGAACGCAGCGGCCTCTCCGCCGAACTGCGCTCCCGCGCCGACCACTTGCTGTCCCTGCCGATGCGCCCCCAGGTGTCCAGCTACAACCTGGCGACAAGCGTGGCGATGACGCTGTACCACTGGAGCGTCGGCTCCTTCTGA
- a CDS encoding HTTM domain-containing protein, with translation MARLAAAIGSGITRVTDRALGPYQSAVIRIGFSATWLLFLLREFPHRRELYGPDGPWSWELAQQLIAANDAFTVLMWSDSVVWFEIVYAVAVLSSLLLLIGWRTRAMSVLFMVGVLSLQNRSVFMGDGGDNVIHLMAIYLVFVRCAQVWSLDARRAGRTRERRARDGSAPEDRSGPLLWCVLGFALLVATFGGLIPGGELVPGGWLTFFWGLWVVHALWWAAGRIESNVKPRVLLDIVGNLAHNAALVVIMAEACLIYAAAGWYKIQGSRWQDGTAAYYPLHLDYFSPWAALSDLMSSSGTMVMLMTYGTVIVQVAFPFTLFNRRVKNVLLAVMMTEHAVIAVVLGLPFFSLAMIAADAVFLPTTFLKHLGGLVARARDRVVRRVPPGRGRTLPGPREQRRPPLPKEPEASEQAHVGFTA, from the coding sequence ATGGCGCGTCTCGCCGCCGCGATAGGCAGCGGGATCACCCGTGTCACCGATCGCGCGCTGGGCCCGTACCAGAGTGCGGTCATCCGTATCGGTTTCTCCGCGACCTGGCTGTTGTTCCTGTTGCGCGAGTTCCCGCACCGGCGTGAGTTGTACGGTCCCGACGGGCCCTGGAGCTGGGAGTTGGCCCAGCAGCTGATCGCCGCCAACGACGCCTTCACGGTGCTGATGTGGTCCGACAGCGTGGTGTGGTTCGAGATCGTCTATGCCGTCGCCGTGCTGTCGAGCCTGCTGCTGCTCATCGGCTGGCGCACCCGCGCCATGAGCGTGCTCTTCATGGTGGGCGTCCTCTCCCTGCAGAACCGCAGCGTCTTCATGGGCGACGGCGGCGACAACGTCATCCACCTCATGGCGATCTATCTCGTGTTCGTCCGCTGCGCCCAGGTCTGGTCGCTGGACGCGCGGCGCGCAGGGCGCACGCGCGAGCGCCGTGCGCGGGACGGCAGCGCACCGGAGGACCGGAGCGGTCCCCTGCTGTGGTGCGTGCTCGGGTTCGCGCTGCTGGTGGCGACCTTCGGCGGTCTGATTCCGGGCGGTGAGCTGGTTCCGGGCGGCTGGCTGACCTTTTTCTGGGGCCTGTGGGTGGTGCACGCCCTGTGGTGGGCCGCGGGCCGCATCGAGTCGAACGTCAAGCCCCGCGTGCTGCTCGACATCGTCGGCAATCTCGCGCACAACGCCGCACTGGTCGTGATCATGGCCGAGGCGTGTCTGATCTACGCCGCCGCCGGCTGGTACAAGATCCAGGGGTCGCGCTGGCAGGACGGCACCGCCGCGTACTACCCGCTCCACCTGGACTACTTCTCGCCCTGGGCCGCACTCTCCGATCTCATGTCGTCGAGCGGCACGATGGTGATGCTGATGACGTACGGGACGGTGATCGTGCAGGTCGCCTTCCCGTTCACGCTCTTCAACCGGCGCGTCAAGAACGTTCTGCTGGCGGTCATGATGACCGAGCACGCCGTGATCGCCGTCGTGCTGGGCCTGCCGTTCTTCTCGCTCGCGATGATCGCCGCCGACGCCGTCTTCCTTCCGACGACCTTCCTGAAGCATCTGGGCGGCCTCGTGGCACGCGCGCGTGACCGTGTTGTGCGGCGCGTACCGCCGGGGCGTGGCCGTACGCTGCCGGGGCCGCGTGAACAGCGGCGGCCACCGCTGCCGAAGGAGCCGGAGGCGAGCGAGCAGGCGCACGTAGGCTTCACTGCATGA
- a CDS encoding TetR/AcrR family transcriptional regulator encodes MTTAKRDTYTPQTLLSVAVRVFNERGYDGTSMEHLSKAAGISKSSIYHHVTGKEELLRRAVSRALDGLFGILDEEPARAGRAVERLEHVVRRMVEVLIAELPYVTLLLRVRGNTGTERWALERRRDFDHQVAELLKAAAADGDVRGDVEVRLATRLVFGMINSIVEWYRPDGRGMGEREVSDAVAQLVFAGLRAQD; translated from the coding sequence ATGACCACCGCCAAACGGGACACGTACACCCCGCAGACACTGCTCTCCGTCGCCGTCCGGGTCTTCAACGAGCGCGGCTACGACGGCACGTCCATGGAGCACCTCTCCAAGGCGGCCGGTATCTCGAAGTCGTCGATATACCACCACGTCACGGGCAAGGAGGAGCTGCTGCGGCGGGCCGTCAGCCGGGCGCTGGACGGGCTCTTCGGGATCCTCGACGAGGAACCCGCGCGCGCGGGACGTGCGGTGGAGCGGCTGGAGCACGTCGTCCGGCGCATGGTGGAGGTCCTCATCGCCGAACTGCCGTATGTGACGCTGCTGCTGCGGGTGCGGGGCAACACCGGCACAGAGCGCTGGGCCCTGGAGCGGCGCCGGGACTTCGACCATCAGGTCGCCGAGCTGCTGAAGGCCGCGGCGGCCGACGGGGACGTACGGGGGGACGTGGAGGTGCGGCTCGCGACCCGGCTGGTCTTCGGGATGATCAACTCGATCGTGGAGTGGTACCGGCCGGACGGACGGGGCATGGGCGAGCGCGAAGTGTCCGACGCGGTGGCGCAGCTGGTCTTCGCGGGTCTGCGCGCCCAGGACTGA
- the paaN gene encoding phenylacetic acid degradation protein PaaN → MAAELSAHTLLAKHRSTLDQALEAIRTRAYWSPHPEHPKAYGENGSLGMAEGKAAFDALLCTRLDLGQPGTDDWVGGEISPYGLELGITYPHADIDTLLPAMRAGQRAWRDAGAQARAAVCLEILRRISDRTHEFAHAVMHTSGQAFMMAFQAGGPHAQDRGLEAVAYAYAEQIRTPDNAEWTKPQGKRDPLALTKRFKPVPRGIALVIGCNTFPTWNGYPGLFASLATGNAVLVKPHPRAVLPLALTVQVAREVLTETGFDPDLVALAAERPGEGIAKDLATRPEIRIIDYTGSTSFGDWLEANARQAAVYTEKAGVNTVLVDSTDDYKGMLANLAFSLSLYSGQMCTTPQNLLIPRGGITTDEGPKSYDEVVADLAKSVDGLLGDDVRANALLGAIVNPDVKARLETAASLGEVALPSREVSNPEFPDAVVRTPVIVKLDGARKHWERGDEEAAYMSECFGPVSFAVAVDSTTDAVELLRRTIRDKGAMTVGAYTTAGEVADAVEEACLEECAQLSLNLTGGVYVNQTAAFSDFHGSGGNPAANAALCDGAFVANRFRVVEVRHEAHR, encoded by the coding sequence ATGGCCGCCGAACTGTCCGCGCACACCCTGCTCGCCAAGCACCGGTCCACTCTCGACCAGGCGCTGGAAGCGATCCGCACGCGCGCGTACTGGTCGCCCCACCCCGAGCACCCCAAGGCGTACGGCGAGAACGGCAGCCTGGGCATGGCCGAGGGCAAGGCCGCCTTCGACGCCCTCCTCTGCACCCGCCTCGACCTCGGCCAGCCCGGCACCGACGACTGGGTGGGCGGCGAGATCTCGCCGTACGGCCTCGAACTGGGCATCACCTACCCGCACGCCGACATCGACACGCTGCTGCCCGCCATGAGAGCCGGGCAGCGCGCGTGGCGCGACGCGGGCGCTCAGGCGCGCGCGGCGGTGTGCCTGGAGATCCTCAGGCGGATCAGTGACCGCACCCACGAGTTCGCCCACGCGGTCATGCACACCTCCGGCCAGGCCTTCATGATGGCCTTCCAGGCCGGCGGCCCGCACGCCCAGGACCGAGGCCTGGAGGCGGTCGCGTACGCGTACGCCGAGCAGATCCGCACCCCCGACAACGCCGAATGGACCAAGCCCCAGGGCAAGCGCGACCCACTCGCCCTCACGAAGCGGTTCAAGCCGGTCCCGCGCGGCATCGCCCTCGTCATCGGCTGCAACACCTTCCCGACATGGAACGGCTACCCGGGCCTGTTCGCCTCCCTCGCCACCGGCAACGCGGTCCTCGTCAAGCCCCACCCGCGCGCGGTGCTGCCCCTCGCCCTCACCGTCCAGGTCGCCCGCGAGGTCCTCACCGAGACCGGCTTCGACCCCGACCTGGTCGCGCTGGCCGCCGAACGCCCCGGCGAGGGCATCGCCAAGGACCTGGCCACCCGCCCCGAGATCCGCATCATCGACTACACCGGGTCGACGTCCTTCGGCGACTGGCTGGAGGCCAACGCCCGCCAGGCGGCGGTCTACACGGAGAAGGCCGGCGTCAACACGGTCCTCGTCGACTCCACCGACGACTACAAGGGCATGCTCGCCAACCTGGCCTTCTCCCTGTCCCTGTACAGCGGCCAGATGTGCACCACCCCGCAGAACCTCCTCATCCCCCGCGGCGGCATCACCACCGACGAGGGCCCCAAATCCTACGACGAGGTCGTCGCCGACCTCGCCAAGTCGGTCGACGGCCTGCTGGGCGACGACGTGCGCGCGAACGCCCTGCTCGGTGCGATCGTGAACCCCGACGTCAAGGCCCGCCTCGAAACCGCCGCGTCACTCGGCGAGGTCGCCCTCCCCTCAAGGGAGGTCAGCAACCCCGAGTTCCCGGACGCGGTCGTCCGTACGCCGGTGATCGTGAAGCTCGACGGCGCGCGGAAGCACTGGGAGCGCGGCGACGAGGAGGCCGCGTACATGAGCGAGTGCTTCGGACCGGTGTCGTTCGCCGTCGCCGTCGACTCGACCACGGACGCGGTGGAGTTGCTGCGCCGGACCATCCGCGACAAGGGAGCGATGACCGTCGGCGCGTACACGACCGCCGGCGAGGTGGCGGACGCGGTCGAGGAGGCCTGCCTGGAGGAGTGCGCGCAGTTGTCGCTGAACCTCACGGGTGGGGTGTATGTGAACCAGACCGCGGCGTTCTCGGACTTCCACGGGTCCGGTGGGAATCCGGCGGCGAACGCGGCTCTGTGCGACGGGGCGTTCGTGGCCAACCGGTTCCGGGTGGTGGAGGTTCGGCACGAAGCGCACCGCTAG
- a CDS encoding DUF5819 family protein, whose amino-acid sequence MDANDEVSNARRGPDGPEDSASAGRVGEASRSQAAVGRTPADAGSVSQAPGERGPASGIAALTLPYQIAVALVLAFVAVAACTHLGLVFLHIAPSNTLTKQHGRAVDEWVYPEFEQNWKLFAPNPLQQNISVQARAEVRTAGGEVRETGWYDLSALDGAAIDRNPVPSHAQQNELRRAWDFYLATHDDESRATTSRGDLAERYVRRIVVMRLDRERAAGSGGVIKRIQLRSRTTNVPPPDWSEEKVSDKPVVRELAWWSVTDKDRTDAAVNAGGAGRTATGRTEASAE is encoded by the coding sequence ATGGACGCGAACGACGAGGTCTCGAACGCCCGGCGTGGACCGGACGGACCCGAGGACTCCGCCTCCGCAGGCCGTGTCGGCGAGGCTTCCAGAAGCCAGGCTGCTGTCGGCCGGACTCCCGCCGACGCGGGTTCCGTCAGCCAGGCCCCCGGTGAGCGGGGGCCTGCCTCGGGTATCGCCGCGCTCACCCTCCCCTACCAGATCGCCGTGGCGTTGGTGCTCGCGTTCGTGGCGGTGGCGGCCTGTACGCATCTCGGGCTGGTGTTTCTGCATATCGCGCCCTCGAACACGCTGACGAAACAGCATGGCCGGGCGGTGGACGAGTGGGTGTACCCGGAGTTCGAACAGAACTGGAAGCTGTTCGCCCCGAACCCCTTGCAGCAGAACATCTCCGTACAGGCGCGCGCCGAGGTCCGCACGGCGGGCGGTGAGGTGCGCGAGACCGGCTGGTACGACCTGTCGGCGCTGGACGGCGCCGCGATCGACCGCAATCCGGTGCCGAGCCACGCCCAGCAGAACGAGCTGCGCCGGGCCTGGGACTTCTATCTCGCCACGCATGACGACGAGAGCCGCGCCACGACCTCGCGCGGTGACCTGGCCGAGCGCTACGTGCGCCGCATCGTGGTGATGCGGCTCGACCGCGAGCGGGCCGCTGGTTCCGGCGGTGTGATCAAGCGGATCCAGCTGCGGTCCCGTACCACCAACGTGCCGCCGCCCGACTGGAGCGAGGAAAAGGTGTCCGACAAGCCTGTCGTCCGTGAGCTGGCCTGGTGGTCGGTGACCGACAAGGACCGGACGGACGCCGCCGTCAACGCGGGTGGCGCCGGCCGGACCGCCACCGGTCGGACGGAGGCGAGCGCCGAATGA